In one window of Microbacterium dextranolyticum DNA:
- a CDS encoding C45 family autoproteolytic acyltransferase/hydolase, which produces MSVVIERRDAVSGMGWTVLRGARADVMRALGAEHAALIEAQRADSDGGWSANVRRSRGVAAERFAAVADSTRAALPVESQELDWIAEGADIAPDELWAQNLRGDLGRDGTGCSDLSLLHGASVVLGHNEDGDAGLRGLLRLVTLDIEGDPSITVVWYPGMLPSNSFVTTSAGLSFGMDHVPVRVADLRGCGRHLVARHAQRQHSGAQARDALTRFGCAGGFAFDVADAEAGRVDLIENAAGVRAMQEGGVIRHTNHLRVVDGARGDLAVAADDEWLAESRARLAVLSDVSRNAADADAVWGALRADGVRNLRDDLFTLATAMVDTGADLVTVQAEGEPWRGSLGAFARGERVDA; this is translated from the coding sequence GTGAGCGTCGTCATCGAACGGCGCGATGCGGTCTCCGGGATGGGATGGACCGTGCTGCGCGGCGCCCGCGCCGATGTCATGCGGGCGCTCGGGGCCGAGCACGCAGCGCTCATCGAGGCGCAACGTGCCGACTCCGATGGCGGGTGGAGCGCGAACGTGCGCCGGTCGCGGGGCGTCGCCGCCGAGAGATTCGCGGCCGTCGCCGACTCGACCCGCGCGGCATTGCCGGTCGAATCGCAGGAACTCGACTGGATCGCCGAAGGCGCGGACATCGCGCCCGACGAACTGTGGGCGCAGAACCTGCGCGGTGACCTGGGACGCGACGGCACCGGCTGCAGCGACCTGTCGCTGTTGCACGGCGCATCCGTCGTGCTCGGCCACAACGAAGACGGCGATGCCGGCCTGCGCGGTCTCCTGCGTCTGGTGACCCTCGATATCGAGGGCGACCCGTCGATCACCGTCGTCTGGTACCCGGGCATGCTCCCGTCGAACTCGTTCGTCACCACCTCTGCCGGCCTGTCGTTCGGGATGGACCACGTTCCGGTGCGCGTCGCCGACCTGCGCGGATGCGGTCGGCATCTCGTCGCCCGCCATGCGCAGCGCCAGCACTCGGGCGCTCAGGCCCGCGACGCACTCACCCGATTCGGGTGCGCAGGCGGATTCGCCTTCGACGTCGCCGACGCCGAGGCAGGGCGCGTCGACCTCATCGAGAATGCGGCGGGTGTGCGCGCCATGCAGGAGGGCGGCGTCATCCGACACACGAATCACCTGCGCGTCGTCGACGGTGCCCGCGGTGATCTCGCCGTCGCCGCCGATGACGAATGGCTGGCCGAGAGCCGCGCGCGGCTCGCGGTGCTCTCGGACGTCTCGCGGAATGCGGCAGATGCCGACGCCGTATGGGGCGCGCTGCGCGCCGACGGTGTGCGCAACCTCCGCGACGATCTGTTCACGCTGGCGACGGCGATGGTCGACACCGGCGCCGACCTCGTCACCGTGCAGGCCGAGGGCGAACCGTGGCGGGGGAGCCTCGGCGCCTTCGCCAGAGGCGAGCGGGTGGACGCATGA
- a CDS encoding serine hydrolase, translating to MSAFAPFEELESRFEGLVVSALAVDLDAADADTGGTVFSHRPDAALDTASVGKIFLLHRLLTEVDEGTRSLEERVTRRPVEWMDNSGLWYLLQADELSLYDVAALIGAVSDNAATNTLARVIGLPLVQEHTRRLGYEASALDDVVRWPLPPGAPRTLSHATARELVRFVTRTARAEDLSPASADTLQRWLGAGMDLSMVASAFGLDPLAHYYFDRDVWLWNKTGTISTVRADTGLVMSPERRIAYAVLVNWPSGIPARDAALAAMRAAGDTLRKHLAL from the coding sequence ATGAGCGCGTTCGCGCCGTTCGAGGAACTCGAATCGAGATTCGAGGGCCTCGTCGTCTCTGCGCTCGCCGTCGACCTGGACGCCGCGGACGCAGACACAGGCGGAACGGTGTTCTCGCACCGTCCGGACGCGGCACTCGATACCGCGAGCGTCGGCAAGATCTTCCTTCTGCATCGCCTGCTGACCGAGGTCGACGAGGGAACGCGCTCTCTCGAGGAGCGGGTCACGCGGCGCCCCGTCGAGTGGATGGACAACTCGGGTCTCTGGTACCTGCTGCAGGCTGACGAGCTCTCGCTCTACGACGTCGCCGCGCTGATCGGCGCCGTCAGCGACAACGCGGCCACCAACACGCTGGCGCGCGTCATCGGGTTGCCCCTGGTGCAGGAGCACACGCGCCGCCTCGGCTACGAGGCATCCGCGCTCGACGACGTCGTGCGCTGGCCGCTTCCGCCTGGGGCACCCCGCACACTGTCGCACGCGACGGCACGCGAGCTGGTCAGGTTCGTGACCCGCACGGCGCGGGCCGAGGATCTGTCGCCGGCGTCGGCCGACACTCTGCAGCGCTGGCTCGGAGCGGGCATGGACCTGTCGATGGTCGCCTCCGCGTTCGGCCTCGATCCGCTCGCGCACTACTACTTCGACCGCGACGTGTGGCTGTGGAACAAGACCGGCACGATTTCGACGGTGCGCGCCGATACGGGCCTCGTCATGTCGCCGGAACGGCGGATCGCGTACGCGGTGCTCGTCAACTGGCCCTCGGGCATCCCTGCGCGCGACGCTGCGCTCGCCGCGATGCGCGCAGCGGGCGACACGCTGCGGAAGCACCTCGCTCTCTGA
- the lysS gene encoding lysine--tRNA ligase yields MTDPSAASPVSADAEDDVIEQKAVRLSKRDRLLAERTDAAGGPYPVAVPVTDTIAELRARYADLDAGAETGVTASVAGRVVFSRNTGKLCFASLQSGDGARIQAMVSLAEVGDESLQAWKDLVDLGDHVSVTGQVISSRRGELSIMVSAWAIAAKALLPLPNLHSELSEESRVRSRFLDLIVRDQARETVIARARVNASLRQTFAGHDFLEVETPMLQVQHGGAAARPFVTRSNAFDAELFLRIAPELFLKRAVVGGIDRVFEINRNFRNEGADSTHSPEFAMLEAYQAYTDYHGIADLTQELIQNAAVAVSGSTTVTWADGTEFDLGGQWDRISMYESLSEASGHRITPRTPLDQLKDLASDSGIEVPEKVATHGKYVEELWEHFVKGGLTRPTFVMDFPLDTSPLVREHRSIPGVVEKWDLYVRGFELATGYSELVDPVIQRERFVEQAKLAARGDDEAMRVDEEFLRALEHGMPPTGGMGMGIDRLLMAITGLGIRETILFPLVK; encoded by the coding sequence ATGACTGACCCGTCCGCCGCGTCCCCCGTCTCTGCCGACGCAGAAGACGACGTCATCGAGCAGAAGGCGGTCCGGCTGAGCAAGCGCGACCGTCTGCTCGCGGAGCGGACGGATGCCGCCGGGGGCCCGTACCCCGTGGCCGTCCCCGTCACCGACACGATCGCCGAGCTCCGGGCTCGCTACGCCGACCTCGACGCCGGCGCCGAGACCGGCGTCACGGCATCGGTCGCCGGACGCGTGGTGTTCAGCCGCAACACCGGCAAGCTCTGCTTCGCCTCGCTGCAGTCCGGCGACGGCGCCCGCATCCAGGCGATGGTCTCGCTCGCCGAGGTCGGTGACGAGTCTCTGCAGGCCTGGAAGGACCTCGTCGATCTGGGCGACCACGTCTCGGTGACCGGTCAGGTCATCTCGAGCCGTCGGGGCGAGCTGTCGATCATGGTGAGCGCCTGGGCGATCGCCGCCAAGGCGCTGCTGCCGCTGCCGAACCTGCACAGCGAGCTGAGCGAGGAGAGTCGCGTGCGTTCGCGCTTCCTCGACCTGATCGTGCGCGACCAGGCCCGCGAGACGGTCATCGCCCGGGCGAGAGTCAACGCGTCGCTGCGCCAGACCTTCGCCGGTCACGACTTCCTCGAGGTCGAGACGCCCATGCTGCAGGTGCAGCACGGCGGTGCCGCGGCGCGCCCGTTCGTCACGCGCTCGAACGCGTTCGACGCGGAGCTGTTCCTGCGCATCGCGCCCGAGCTCTTCCTCAAGCGCGCCGTCGTCGGGGGCATCGACCGGGTGTTCGAGATCAACCGCAACTTCCGCAACGAGGGCGCCGACTCGACCCACAGCCCCGAGTTCGCGATGCTCGAGGCCTACCAGGCCTACACCGATTACCACGGCATCGCCGACCTCACGCAGGAGCTCATCCAGAACGCCGCGGTCGCGGTCTCCGGATCGACCACCGTCACGTGGGCTGACGGCACCGAGTTCGACCTCGGCGGACAGTGGGACCGCATCTCGATGTACGAATCGCTGTCGGAGGCATCCGGCCACCGCATCACCCCGCGCACGCCGCTCGACCAGCTGAAGGACCTCGCCTCCGACTCCGGCATCGAGGTGCCCGAGAAGGTCGCGACGCACGGCAAGTACGTCGAGGAGCTGTGGGAGCACTTCGTCAAGGGCGGCCTCACGCGTCCGACGTTCGTCATGGACTTCCCGCTCGACACGTCGCCCCTCGTGCGCGAGCACCGGTCGATCCCCGGCGTCGTCGAGAAGTGGGATCTGTACGTCCGCGGGTTCGAGCTGGCCACCGGCTACTCGGAGCTCGTCGACCCGGTCATCCAGCGCGAGCGCTTCGTCGAGCAGGCGAAGCTCGCCGCACGCGGTGACGACGAGGCGATGCGCGTCGACGAGGAGTTCCTGCGCGCGCTCGAGCACGGCATGCCGCCCACAGGTGGCATGGGAATGGGCATCGACCGCTTGCTGATGGCCATCACCGGGCTCGGCATCCGCGAGACGATCCTGTTCCCCCTCGTGAAGTAG